Proteins encoded in a region of the Paenibacillus sp. W2I17 genome:
- a CDS encoding HEAT repeat domain-containing protein has translation MFPSLALAYLFLYICIALVVVGVIVLFAMKMSHNGKRRKTAFYELKQRDYFTYLQTALTENSPLKLPPGKLAPLERRVIQDRLIEWIDQFKGEYRDKLIALCREAGFVEHDLKELGRLRYGRQIDAAYRLGGMRCPEAVPGLMELLKDEKPGPMAIMIGRSISRCTTRQGELKDMLALLLTKGKSIHHLAADILLETSLDTSRILIELLEDRNPDFVKVGLVAMWGQAVPEVMPALDRLVGAEHQDVRAEAVKLYLSASPALRDETILKLIQDPDPEVRAEVVQALGSKHASGSIPLLRKALRDEDWRVRYNSAESLSKLGEPGFEALCQAAVQGTVAEREIAMQQIESTMQHTRTDDRAVEQMIAHNKKRLLYDRYFGPVRENRTSKKRTGVATVGGDYTA, from the coding sequence ATGTTTCCAAGTTTGGCTTTGGCCTATCTGTTTTTGTACATCTGTATCGCACTTGTTGTTGTAGGCGTCATCGTATTGTTTGCCATGAAAATGTCCCACAATGGCAAACGACGCAAGACGGCGTTTTATGAATTGAAGCAGCGTGACTACTTCACCTATCTGCAAACAGCCTTGACCGAGAATAGTCCACTCAAATTGCCACCAGGCAAGCTGGCTCCGCTGGAACGCAGAGTCATTCAGGACAGGCTGATTGAATGGATCGACCAGTTCAAGGGTGAGTATCGCGACAAATTAATCGCACTCTGCCGCGAAGCAGGATTCGTAGAGCATGATCTGAAGGAACTGGGCCGTCTGCGTTACGGTCGCCAGATCGATGCAGCGTATCGCTTGGGCGGCATGCGTTGTCCCGAAGCCGTTCCGGGTTTGATGGAATTGCTGAAGGATGAGAAACCGGGCCCGATGGCCATTATGATTGGTCGTTCCATCTCCAGATGTACGACTCGGCAAGGTGAACTGAAAGACATGCTGGCGTTGCTGTTAACCAAAGGTAAGTCCATTCACCATCTGGCAGCAGATATTCTGCTCGAAACGAGTCTGGATACGAGCAGAATTCTAATCGAATTGCTGGAAGACCGGAATCCTGATTTTGTCAAAGTCGGACTGGTTGCCATGTGGGGGCAGGCTGTACCTGAAGTGATGCCTGCACTCGACAGACTGGTAGGCGCAGAACATCAGGATGTACGTGCTGAAGCAGTGAAGCTGTATCTTAGCGCAAGTCCGGCGCTCCGGGATGAGACAATTCTGAAGCTGATCCAGGATCCCGATCCGGAAGTTCGCGCCGAAGTGGTACAAGCGCTTGGTTCCAAGCATGCATCTGGCAGTATTCCATTGCTGCGCAAAGCGCTGCGGGATGAGGACTGGAGAGTTCGCTATAACAGTGCGGAGAGTCTGAGCAAGCTCGGTGAACCGGGATTCGAAGCGCTGTGTCAGGCTGCGGTGCAAGGTACAGTTGCTGAGCGCGAGATTGCGATGCAGCAGATTGAGAGTACCATGCAGCATACGAGAACCGATGACAGAGCTGTAGAGCAGATGATTGCACATAACAAAAAAAGACTGCTGTACGATCGCTATTTTGGCCCTGTCCGAGAGAACAGAACCAGCAAGAAGCGCACAGGTGTCGCTACGGTAGGAGGGGATTACACTGCTTAG
- a CDS encoding glycosyltransferase encodes MVAIYYVVFVNTLYFSILALSFRNIWTIFRRSHYSKYNTLSGSELVPSVSLLVPAYNEELTIIENVNCLMTLNYPTYEVIVVNDGSSDATLNILLEEYRLKPVPNTKIRGKIACQKIRGIYHNPEFPDLYVIDKENGGKADSLNAGINLSHYPLISSIDADSLLEKDALIRMARMYMENPEETVAIGGDVRIANGCKIENGAVQDVSLPRKIWPMFQSIEYLKAFLGGRIGWSHMNGLIIVSGAFGMFRKDAVIAVGGYRDGYPGEDMNIIIKLHRYMLENKLKYRIAFCPEAVCWTQAPDSYRILSSQRKRWGRGNLKNMIENRGMLFNPKYKVMGMVTMPYNVLFEALNPYFRITGLLALAGYVLLDMTQWPILVLFGLLNFVSGYLLSVGALVLEEIAFKRYNKLSDLVKMLVYSALKFVGYHQLGVLWRLQGHVQFMQNNNSWGTMTRQSWSEDEKKTSEAA; translated from the coding sequence ATGGTCGCAATCTACTATGTTGTTTTTGTAAATACGCTCTACTTTTCCATTTTGGCCTTATCGTTCCGTAACATCTGGACGATCTTCCGGCGGTCGCATTATTCCAAATACAATACATTGTCAGGCTCGGAACTGGTGCCTTCCGTTTCTCTGCTGGTACCGGCATACAACGAGGAACTGACGATTATTGAAAATGTGAACTGCCTGATGACGCTGAATTATCCAACGTATGAAGTCATTGTTGTGAATGATGGCTCCAGTGATGCCACGCTGAATATCCTGTTGGAGGAATATCGGCTGAAGCCAGTACCCAATACGAAGATTCGGGGCAAGATCGCCTGTCAGAAAATTCGTGGGATCTATCATAACCCGGAGTTCCCGGATCTGTATGTCATTGACAAGGAAAACGGCGGTAAGGCCGATTCCCTCAATGCCGGGATCAACCTGTCCCATTATCCGTTGATCTCTTCCATCGATGCCGATTCGTTGCTGGAGAAGGATGCCCTGATCCGCATGGCACGCATGTATATGGAGAATCCGGAAGAGACGGTAGCTATCGGTGGAGATGTAAGAATCGCCAATGGCTGCAAAATTGAAAACGGGGCAGTGCAAGATGTATCGCTGCCACGCAAAATCTGGCCCATGTTCCAGTCGATTGAATATCTCAAAGCCTTCCTGGGCGGACGGATTGGCTGGAGTCACATGAACGGTCTGATCATTGTCTCCGGTGCCTTCGGCATGTTCCGTAAGGACGCTGTAATCGCCGTTGGTGGATACCGGGATGGTTATCCTGGGGAAGACATGAACATCATCATCAAGCTTCACCGTTACATGCTGGAGAACAAATTGAAGTATCGCATTGCCTTCTGCCCTGAGGCGGTGTGCTGGACGCAGGCACCGGATTCCTACCGGATCTTGTCCAGTCAGCGCAAGCGCTGGGGCCGCGGGAATCTGAAGAACATGATCGAGAATCGCGGCATGTTGTTCAATCCGAAATATAAGGTTATGGGTATGGTGACCATGCCATATAACGTCCTTTTTGAAGCGCTGAACCCGTATTTCCGGATTACCGGACTTCTGGCTCTCGCTGGATATGTCCTTCTGGATATGACGCAATGGCCGATTCTGGTTCTGTTCGGACTGCTGAACTTCGTGAGTGGTTACCTGCTGAGTGTGGGCGCACTTGTCCTGGAGGAGATTGCATTCAAACGTTACAACAAACTCTCCGATCTGGTCAAAATGCTGGTCTACTCCGCGCTGAAATTCGTGGGTTACCATCAGCTCGGCGTACTGTGGAGATTGCAGGGACATGTGCAGTTCATGCAAAACAACAACTCATGGGGTACCATGACACGTCAAAGCTGGTCCGAGGATGAGAAGAAAACAAGCGAAGCCGCTTAA
- a CDS encoding response regulator transcription factor: protein MPNTATLQREAAVNVYRSVEQGLKETGAETCGLMFIHCAGNSQPEQQVRTHLEQTSGTAFQVWKDGATQAIAVLLPGLSLDEVHYEGLRIKHELQETVPGADPQITLASFPEGERPSKATIQHMAESSKLVDSSEIHIYTLDNTADEPERILIVDNDPTVREFLQLRLKMQGYETYEAVDGLAALELIEKVTPDLVLTELNLYGIDGLPFIHHIQNLEMEHPPKIVVLTEQRVEQTISQCFRSGVDDYMTKPFSPVELDARIRRCLH from the coding sequence ATGCCAAATACGGCGACATTGCAGCGTGAGGCTGCCGTTAATGTGTACCGAAGTGTAGAACAGGGATTGAAGGAAACGGGTGCCGAAACATGCGGCTTAATGTTCATCCATTGTGCAGGAAACTCTCAACCTGAGCAGCAGGTCAGGACACATCTGGAGCAAACGAGCGGGACAGCATTCCAGGTGTGGAAGGATGGTGCCACTCAGGCGATTGCCGTCCTGCTGCCAGGGTTGTCACTGGATGAAGTTCATTATGAAGGACTTCGGATCAAGCATGAACTGCAAGAGACCGTGCCCGGTGCCGATCCACAGATTACACTGGCCAGTTTTCCGGAAGGGGAGCGCCCTTCGAAGGCAACTATTCAGCATATGGCTGAGTCCTCGAAGCTCGTAGATTCGTCGGAGATTCATATCTACACGCTGGACAATACGGCGGACGAGCCGGAACGAATTTTGATTGTGGACAACGATCCTACGGTACGCGAATTCCTGCAATTGCGGTTGAAGATGCAGGGCTACGAAACCTATGAAGCCGTCGATGGACTGGCTGCACTGGAATTGATCGAGAAAGTCACACCAGACCTGGTGCTCACCGAGCTGAATCTGTATGGCATCGACGGTCTGCCGTTCATCCATCATATTCAGAACCTGGAGATGGAGCATCCGCCCAAAATTGTCGTGTTGACCGAGCAACGTGTCGAGCAGACGATCAGCCAATGCTTCCGCAGCGGCGTGGATGATTACATGACCAAACCGTTCTCACCTGTAGAGCTGGATGCCCGAATCAGACGCTGCCTGCATTAA